One Candidatus Nitronauta litoralis genomic window, CTGGTCCAACATTCCTTCAAGTTCAGAGTCAGTGGACTTTTCATGAAGAATTGAGGCAAGAGTTGCCATTTGACGAGCCCGGGAATTAGCACCGCCCTTAGGCATGATCACCTCCTGATCCCAGTGCAAAATACCCATCACAGCGCCAACTCTGCTTTTATCCTGTAATTTTTCTTCGAGGGAGTCGTAAACATCCCGAACGTTATTTTTCAAAATAACCCCACATCAAGTTAATAACAAAATTGTACCTAAACCCACCTCAAAGGCCAAACTATGCTCACTATCATTTGTAACATTCCCAAATTCTGACTAATAGGAAAAAATGGTGTAGTAATTTTTTTTCCAGTACGGGTTATCCATTGACCTTTTATGCCCCTCACGATATATTGAAAATGGTTCTCAATTAATAGCCGTTCCCTGTTCATTAAAAACAAAGGGAACATCTTTAACCTTTCAAAAAAACTTAATTTTATGAAATTCCCTTTTTTCGTCCGGTCCTTACCCTTACTTCTTGTCCTTTTTCTCCCAAATACAGCGTTTGCTTCTGATATTAAAGAACAAGCTGAAAAAATTGTGATGATGTTGAACATCGTCAATAAAGAGTATCACGAGGGAGTTAAGGATGGAAAAATCATCAATGCGGACGAGTATGGAGAAAGTCAGGTATTCCTAGCTCAGTCAGAAGAGCGGTATCAGGGAATTTCAGAGAAGGGTCAGGATATAAAGTCAGCTTCGAAGTTGGCAGCAAAGTTCAAATCCCTATCCAAAATAATTGCATCCAAAAAGGATCCGGCTCAAATATCAAAAGCCGTTCAAAACCTGAATGCGGGTCTGGTAAAACAGTTCGGGCTAACAATTTTTAAGTCGCCGAGAAAGCCCGTATCACTGGCAAAGGGGAAAACCATATATCAAAAGAACTGTGTCGTCTGCCACGGCCCAACCGGTCAGGGGGATGGTCCCAAGGCAAAAGGCCTGGAACCGGCACCGGCCCGGCTCGCTGACCCTCAGCTGACAGGAGATGGCATTACCGATCCGTATGACAATTTCCAGATCATCTCGGTGGGCATAGCCAACACTGCCATGCAGGGCTGGGCGGATACTTTAAGTGAAGAAGAAAGATGGGATGTAACTTTTTTCGTTAGAACCTTTTCCAATAAACTGGTCAAATTACCCGCTATCCAAAAAGCGGCCGCAACAGAAAATTCAGGTGCAACAGGTGAAAACCCTGAAAAGGTTCTGGAGGAAATAAAAAACCTGCTAGAAAAATCACGTTCAGCTTATGAGAAGGAAAAAGTCCGTCCGGCAAGACTGGCCGTAATTGATGCTTATCTTGTTTTTGAACCAGTTGAACAAGTTTTGCTCGAAAAAAATAGAAAAGTTGGAAAGGGTATTGAGCGCACCTTCGGTGA contains:
- a CDS encoding cytochrome c produces the protein MKFPFFVRSLPLLLVLFLPNTAFASDIKEQAEKIVMMLNIVNKEYHEGVKDGKIINADEYGESQVFLAQSEERYQGISEKGQDIKSASKLAAKFKSLSKIIASKKDPAQISKAVQNLNAGLVKQFGLTIFKSPRKPVSLAKGKTIYQKNCVVCHGPTGQGDGPKAKGLEPAPARLADPQLTGDGITDPYDNFQIISVGIANTAMQGWADTLSEEERWDVTFFVRTFSNKLVKLPAIQKAAATENSGATGENPEKVLEEIKNLLEKSRSAYEKEKVRPARLAVIDAYLVFEPVEQVLLEKNRKVGKGIERTFGELQTQMKKKAPYQDIETTINKINLDLKSALPLLQ